Proteins encoded in a region of the Polyodon spathula isolate WHYD16114869_AA chromosome 9, ASM1765450v1, whole genome shotgun sequence genome:
- the LOC121320812 gene encoding ras-related protein Rab-20-like, translating into MKPDVKMVLLGDMNVGKTSLLHRYTERKFTDTISTIGGAFFLKQWGSYNISIWDTAGREHFHGLGSMYCRGADAVILTYDVTNWQSLAELEDRFLAVTDTAKPDCIFAIVGNKADLTDDCALFKEAGGDEHPVQTMGSPRLRKQVHMEDAVALYKRILKYKMLEEKDSFPAEKMCFETSAKTGYNVNTLFETLFDMMVPVILKNRNDGFSQTVDLTEYKDGKRTRPGCCV; encoded by the exons ATGAAGCCTGACGTAAAAATGGTTCTGCTGGGGGACATGAACGTGGGGAAAACGTCTTTGTTGCACAGGTACACCGAAAGGAAGTTTACAGATACAATTAGCACAATCGGGGGCGCTTTCTTCTTGAAACAGTGGGGATCGTATAACATTTCAATATGGGATACCGCAG GACGAGAGCACTTCCATGGCCTGGGCTCCATGTATTGCCGCGGAGCTGATGCTGTGATTCTCACTTACGACGTCACAAATTGGCAGAGCTTAGCAGAACTGGAAGACAGGTTCTTGGCAGTGACTGACACTGCAAAGCCAGACTGTATTTTTGCCATCGTTGGAAATAAAGCAGACCTGACGGATGACTGTGCCTTGTTTAAAGAGGCAGGAGGAGACGAGCACCCCGTGCAGACTATGGGCAGCCCCAGACTGCGGAAGCAAGTGCACATGGAGGATGCCGTTGCGCTGTACAAGAGGATTCTGAAGTATAAAATGCTAGAGGAAAAAGACAGCTTCCCTGCAGAGAAGATGTGCTTCGAGACCAGCGCCAAAACAGGGTACAATGTCAACACactgtttgaaaccttgtttgacaTGATGGTGCCCGTGATTTTAAAGAACAGAAATGACGGCTTCTCTCAGACTGTAGATTTGACCGAATACAAGGATGGAAAAAGGACTAGGCCTGGCTGctgtgtttaa